One genomic window of Coregonus clupeaformis isolate EN_2021a chromosome 12, ASM2061545v1, whole genome shotgun sequence includes the following:
- the tmem51b gene encoding transmembrane protein 51b has product MCTSGVPASSSHGVSQSGSSYALCALGVGLIALGIVMIVWTMVPGDATQTTKTSGNSSITVPADHGEDGDGKEGKEAAKTLSIAYVLVGAGLAMLLLSIWLGVRNKRRKRQRRQETRAVGVPFVDHVAGEAGENLEEPAPVYNVPSYEEAVTSGQYPIRQSNLRQSTSQLPSYEDLISAVENEGEGSSSAPVREAHPSSPTPEPQPAAAANPPSHNSSRASRILRPRRVRRIKSEKLHLKDFRFNIRNPTDAKVTIEPITPPPQYDDKMPEF; this is encoded by the exons ATGTGTACCAGTGGTGTTCCAGCCAGCTCCAGCCATGGGGTCAGCCAGTCGGGCTCCTCGTATGCCCTGTGTGCCCTGGGGGTGGGGCTCATAGCCCTGGGCATCGTCATGATCGTGTGGACAATGGTTCCCGGGGATGCTACCCAGACAACCAAGACTTCAGGCAACTCCAGTATAACGGTGCCAGCAGACCATGGTGAGGATGGGGATGGTAAGGAGGGCAAGGAAGCAGCGAAGACCTTATCAATAGCCTATGTGCTGGTGGGGGCGGGGCTGGCCATGCTGCTGCTGTCTATCTGGCTGGGGGTGAGGAACAAGCGGAGGAAGCGCCAGAGAAGACAGGAGACACGGGCCGTAGGCGTCCCCTTCGTGGACCATGTGGCTGGGGAGGCAGGAGAGAA TTTAGAGGAGCCAGCCCCAGTCTACAACGTGCCCAGCTATGAGGAGGCGGTCACCAGTGGCCAGTACCCCATCCGCCAGAGCAACTTACGCCAGAGCACCTCCCAGCTGCCTTCCTACGAGGACCTCATCAGTGCTGTGGAAAACGAGGGGGAGGGTTCAAGTTCTGCCCCAGTTAGGGAGGCTCATCCTAGCAGTCCCACTCCTGAGCCCCAGCCTGCCGCTGCAGCCAACCCCCCCTCCCACAACAGCAGCCGGGCCAGCCGGATACTACGGCCCCGCAGGGTACGCAGAATCAAGTCTGAGAAACTCCATCTGAAGGACTTCCGTTTTAACATTCGCAACCCTACTGATGCGAAGGTGACCATTGAA